A window of the Henckelia pumila isolate YLH828 chromosome 3, ASM3356847v2, whole genome shotgun sequence genome harbors these coding sequences:
- the LOC140889643 gene encoding germacrene A synthase-like: MAPNLKHSPLKKQVEHALVQALHFGYPRFELYHYICVYEEDEYLRDESLLKFAKLDYNALQMLHKKELCELSRDRLVECNFWDVGTYHLPKYSRGRVMLTKNLKMLSVLDDTFDVYGTKEELEAFTKAIQRWDIKEIDLLPEYMKPLYSTMLTLFEEFKEELAAEGRSIATSIH; encoded by the exons ATGGCACCAAACCTCAAGCATTCTCCCCTCAAGAAACAAGTAGAACATGCCCTTGTCCAAGCTTTACATTTCGGGTATCCAAGATTTGAGTTGTACCATTACATTTGTGTCTATGAAGAAGATGAATACTTGAGGGATGAATCGCTTCTCAAGTTTGCCAAATTGGACTACAATGCATTGCAAATGCTGCACAAAAAAGAACTCTGTGAACTCTCGAG AGACAGACTTGTTGAGTGTAACTTTTGGGATGTGGGAACATATCATTTGCCTAAGTATTCTCGAGGCCGAGTCATGTTGACGAAAAACTTGAAAATGCTATCTGTACTCGATGATACATTTGACGTTTATGGTACAAAGGAAGAATTAGAAGCCTTTACCAAGGCAATTCAAAG GTGGGATATTAAAGAGATTGATCTACTGCCGGAGTATATGAAACCACTTTATTCCACCATGTTGACACTCTTTGAGGAATTTAAGGAAGAACTAGCTGCAGAAGGAAGATCAATTGCAACAAGCATTCACTAA